A region of Deltaproteobacteria bacterium DNA encodes the following proteins:
- a CDS encoding translation initiation factor IF-3 yields MSKEARVNVNRRIRAPQVRLIGSDGSQLGVFITPEALKLAENEGLDLVEVSPNSNPPVCKIIDYGKYKYQQAKKIQEAKKHQTVIHVKEVKLRPATDQHDFDFKVKHVLRFIEEGDKAKVTVTFRGREMAYTDKGREMLKRVLAVIQDHVQVESPPKMEGRNMFMIVSPKGKKEHA; encoded by the coding sequence ATTTCAAAAGAAGCTCGTGTGAATGTGAATCGCCGTATTCGTGCCCCTCAGGTTCGTTTAATTGGTTCAGATGGATCTCAGTTGGGGGTTTTTATTACTCCAGAGGCCTTGAAACTTGCCGAGAATGAAGGATTGGATCTGGTTGAGGTGTCGCCGAATTCGAATCCTCCGGTTTGTAAGATCATCGATTACGGTAAATATAAATATCAGCAAGCCAAGAAAATTCAGGAAGCCAAGAAGCATCAGACGGTCATTCATGTCAAAGAGGTTAAGCTGAGACCGGCAACCGATCAGCATGATTTCGATTTTAAAGTGAAACATGTGTTGCGTTTTATCGAAGAGGGAGACAAAGCCAAAGTAACAGTGACTTTTCGTGGAAGAGAGATGGCCTATACCGATAAAGGTAGGGAAATGCTCAAACGTGTGCTTGCTGTGATTCAAGATCATGTGCAAGTGGAAAGCCCTCCCAAAATGGAGGGGAGAAATATGTTCATGATCGTTTCACCAAAGGGGAAAAAGGAACATGCCTAA
- the thrS gene encoding threonine--tRNA ligase, translating into MVCREGKENDSNEILRHSAAHIMADAVQRLFKGVKVTIGPTIENGFYYDFDSPKPFSTEDLELIEKEMQKIADANLSFTKEEVSREEAIALFQKMGENYKVEIIEGLDLQEKISLFRHGEFVDLCRGPHISKTSELKAFKLLTSSGSYWRGDEKNARLQRIYGTAFTTKEDLEAYLEKLREAEARDHRKLGVALDLFSTLEERGPGLILWHPKGARIRGVIEDFWRATHRQRGYELVFTPHMAKLDVWRTSGHVDFYKDSMYSPMEVEGQDYEIKPMNCPFHIMIFQSRIHSYRNLPIRMAELGTVYRFERSGTLHGLMRVRGFTQDDAHIFCTPSQIEKEVSDVLDLVVYFMKTFGFKEYEVFLSTQPDKYVGTDENWKIATESLRSALEKKGFKYEVDPGEGVFYGPKIDVKVKDVLGRMWQCSTVQVDFNLPDRFKIEYVGEDGNRHQPIMIHRALMGSLERFFGILIEQYAGAFPLWLAPVQVNLIPIAADQVAYAEKVKERLLEKGYRVEVDARSEKLGLKIRESQMQKIPYMVVMGAKEVEAERLSVRSRVKGDLGQMDLEQFLLELSQQMELKQ; encoded by the coding sequence ATGGTATGCAGAGAAGGAAAAGAAAACGATTCAAATGAAATTTTACGCCATTCGGCCGCCCACATTATGGCAGATGCGGTGCAGCGGCTTTTTAAGGGTGTGAAAGTTACGATTGGCCCCACCATCGAAAACGGATTTTATTACGATTTCGATTCTCCCAAGCCTTTTTCCACCGAAGATCTGGAACTCATCGAAAAAGAAATGCAAAAAATTGCGGATGCGAATTTATCGTTTACCAAAGAAGAAGTGAGCCGCGAGGAGGCCATCGCCTTGTTTCAGAAGATGGGTGAGAATTACAAGGTGGAGATTATTGAAGGTCTTGATCTTCAAGAAAAAATTTCCTTGTTTCGGCATGGTGAATTTGTGGATTTATGCCGAGGCCCCCACATCAGCAAAACGAGTGAACTCAAGGCCTTTAAGCTTTTAACAAGCTCGGGATCTTATTGGCGCGGGGATGAAAAAAATGCACGTCTACAGCGTATTTACGGAACGGCCTTTACGACGAAAGAAGATCTGGAAGCCTATCTGGAGAAGCTTCGAGAGGCGGAGGCGCGCGATCATCGTAAGTTAGGCGTGGCTTTAGATTTATTTTCTACTTTGGAAGAACGGGGGCCAGGTCTCATTTTGTGGCATCCCAAAGGGGCGCGCATTCGCGGGGTGATTGAAGATTTCTGGCGTGCAACACACCGTCAACGCGGCTATGAGTTGGTATTTACACCTCACATGGCAAAGCTAGATGTATGGCGCACCAGCGGGCATGTGGATTTTTACAAAGACAGTATGTACTCGCCCATGGAGGTGGAAGGACAAGACTATGAAATCAAGCCGATGAATTGTCCTTTTCATATCATGATTTTTCAGTCGCGCATCCACAGCTACCGAAATTTACCCATACGCATGGCAGAACTGGGTACGGTCTATCGTTTTGAGCGCAGTGGAACTCTGCACGGATTGATGCGGGTGCGCGGTTTTACTCAAGACGATGCCCATATTTTTTGTACCCCCAGTCAGATTGAAAAAGAAGTCTCCGATGTTTTGGACCTAGTGGTTTATTTTATGAAGACCTTTGGGTTTAAAGAGTATGAGGTCTTCCTTTCTACCCAACCTGATAAATACGTAGGCACTGATGAAAACTGGAAGATTGCCACGGAATCGCTTCGCTCTGCCTTGGAGAAAAAGGGTTTCAAGTACGAAGTGGACCCCGGCGAAGGTGTTTTTTACGGGCCTAAAATCGATGTGAAGGTAAAAGATGTTTTGGGGCGTATGTGGCAGTGTTCTACGGTTCAAGTGGATTTTAATTTACCCGATCGTTTTAAAATTGAATATGTGGGTGAAGATGGAAACAGGCATCAGCCGATTATGATTCATCGGGCCTTGATGGGTTCTTTGGAGAGATTTTTCGGGATTTTAATCGAACAATATGCAGGGGCATTTCCACTCTGGTTGGCACCGGTGCAAGTGAATCTCATTCCCATTGCGGCCGATCAAGTGGCTTATGCGGAAAAAGTGAAAGAAAGACTTTTGGAAAAAGGCTATCGTGTAGAGGTGGATGCCCGATCTGAAAAATTAGGTCTGAAGATTCGAGAATCGCAAATGCAGAAGATTCCCTATATGGTTGTGATGGGCGCCAAAGAAGTAGAGGCGGAGCGCTTGAGTGTGAGATCTCGCGTGAAGGGAGATTTGGGGCAGATGGATTTGGAGCAGTTTTTGCTTGAGTTAAGTCAGCAGATGGAATTAAAACAGTGA
- the meaB gene encoding methylmalonyl Co-A mutase-associated GTPase MeaB: MQNLIQKKLSGDRVALSRLMSYIENRPEQVSAILASIHQFLGRAEVIGITGPPGAGKSTLVDQMIAHYRALGKKVGVVAVDPSSPFTGGALLGDRVRMMDHAEDEGVFIRSLGSRGALGGLSRATRNIVRLMDAFGYEVVIVETVGVGQTEMDVLEVAHTTVVVLTPESGDTIQTLKAGLLEAADVFAINKSDRDGAHKIYQELLSMIEMGSSTKPKVQGWKIPVLQIQALKNIGISELRQQIDEHYQQVIQSPLFQQKLQKIRLLEWEEGLRELLHHRLQKILKEDSGLAQLKSEVEQGAKNPFENLMELEKKIQISVG; this comes from the coding sequence ATGCAAAATCTTATTCAAAAAAAGCTTTCCGGTGACCGAGTAGCCTTGTCGCGACTCATGAGTTATATTGAAAATAGACCTGAGCAGGTTTCGGCAATTTTAGCCAGCATTCATCAATTTTTAGGCAGGGCGGAAGTGATTGGGATTACGGGGCCTCCTGGGGCAGGGAAGTCGACCTTGGTGGATCAGATGATTGCGCATTATCGGGCCTTGGGGAAAAAAGTGGGGGTGGTGGCGGTGGATCCTTCCAGTCCTTTTACCGGCGGGGCTTTGCTGGGGGATCGAGTGCGGATGATGGACCATGCGGAAGACGAAGGGGTGTTCATTCGCAGTCTGGGGTCTCGCGGGGCTCTGGGAGGTTTGTCTCGGGCGACGCGCAATATTGTGCGTTTGATGGATGCCTTTGGTTATGAGGTGGTGATTGTGGAGACGGTGGGGGTGGGGCAAACCGAGATGGATGTGTTGGAAGTGGCCCATACGACGGTGGTGGTTTTAACCCCCGAATCGGGAGACACGATTCAGACCCTGAAGGCCGGCCTGCTCGAAGCGGCGGATGTGTTCGCCATCAATAAATCGGATCGGGACGGGGCCCATAAGATTTATCAGGAACTACTCAGTATGATTGAAATGGGTTCCTCCACGAAACCCAAGGTGCAGGGTTGGAAGATTCCTGTTTTACAAATTCAGGCATTGAAAAACATAGGGATAAGCGAACTCCGTCAACAGATAGACGAGCATTATCAGCAGGTGATTCAAAGTCCCTTGTTCCAACAGAAACTTCAAAAAATTAGATTGTTAGAATGGGAAGAGGGGTTGCGTGAGCTTCTTCATCATCGCCTGCAGAAAATTTTAAAAGAAGATTCAGGCCTGGCCCAGTTGAAAAGCGAAGTCGAGCAGGGAGCCAAGAATCCTTTTGAAAATTTAATGGAATTAGAAAAAAAGATACAGATTTCTGTGGGTTAG
- a CDS encoding nucleotidyl transferase AbiEii/AbiGii toxin family protein yields the protein MKISKEKLITESQATGFRPEILEKVIHLLNLLDGFQSHPFLKNRFVLKGGTALNLFFFDLPRLSVDIDLNYIGGSSREVMLAERPKIEQAVQAVCSREGMRVTRQPTEHAGGKWRLQYDSSLGEGGNIEVDLNFVFRVPLWSPLLLESKRVCSYSSKKIPVLDLHELAAGKLAALLARQASRDLFDAHLLLTQGNLQRDKLRLGFVLYGAMNRRDWRKISTDDLDYNVHELKNQLIPVLRNGFLPKEEVNSWIERLIKECRTKLEIVLPLTELEIEFLNAILDHGEIRPELLTENQTLIQLIQTHPLLHWKSMSVQKNKNK from the coding sequence ATAAAAATCTCTAAAGAAAAATTGATTACTGAATCTCAAGCCACAGGATTTAGACCTGAAATTTTGGAAAAGGTCATCCATTTGCTGAATCTTCTCGATGGCTTTCAAAGTCATCCTTTTCTTAAAAATCGCTTTGTTCTCAAGGGTGGAACCGCACTCAATCTTTTTTTCTTCGACTTACCTCGTTTGTCTGTGGATATTGATCTGAATTATATTGGAGGCTCCAGTCGCGAAGTAATGCTTGCTGAACGCCCTAAGATCGAACAGGCAGTGCAAGCAGTTTGTTCCCGCGAGGGGATGCGTGTTACCCGACAACCCACTGAGCATGCAGGTGGAAAATGGCGATTGCAATACGACAGTTCGTTGGGAGAGGGTGGTAATATAGAAGTAGATCTCAATTTTGTATTTCGCGTTCCCTTGTGGTCTCCTCTTTTACTGGAATCCAAACGAGTCTGTTCTTATTCAAGCAAGAAAATCCCGGTGCTTGATTTACATGAGCTGGCGGCAGGTAAGCTTGCCGCCTTACTTGCACGTCAAGCAAGTCGTGATCTCTTTGATGCTCATTTGCTTCTTACCCAAGGCAATCTTCAAAGGGATAAACTTCGTTTGGGTTTTGTTTTATATGGCGCTATGAACCGACGCGATTGGAGAAAAATTTCTACCGATGATCTCGACTACAACGTACATGAACTTAAAAATCAGCTCATCCCCGTTCTCAGAAACGGTTTTTTGCCGAAAGAAGAAGTAAATTCCTGGATAGAACGCCTAATTAAAGAATGTCGAACAAAACTCGAGATTGTATTGCCTCTCACTGAACTGGAAATCGAATTTCTAAATGCAATACTTGACCACGGAGAAATTCGGCCTGAGTTATTAACAGAGAATCAAACGCTGATTCAGTTGATACAAACTCATCCCTTGCTTCATTGGAAATCAATGAGTGTGCAAAAAAATAAAAACAAATGA
- a CDS encoding transcriptional regulator, translating to MKVTNFLEKHPVFTSTEFATWQQQNGVTSGWTRKALLAHHCKQGHILSIRRGLYASVPLGADPKNYSVDPYLLTAKMKEDAVLAYHTALEFYAKAYSVFNHYYYQTSKIVHPTVFRGCHFVGLSFPKSLVKKNKELFGVKTEERLGLEIHVTSLERTLVDVLDRPQLGGGWEEIWRSLESVEYFDLELVIEYALLLGNATTIAKVGYFLEQHRETLMVEDKYLRRLQKFCPKQPTYLKRNKKSKLISKWNLIVPLSLVERSWEEESYKNL from the coding sequence ATGAAGGTCACGAATTTTTTAGAGAAGCATCCTGTTTTTACTAGCACTGAATTTGCTACTTGGCAGCAGCAGAATGGGGTGACTAGCGGATGGACGCGAAAGGCCTTGCTTGCACATCATTGTAAGCAAGGGCACATTTTATCTATACGCCGAGGTCTGTATGCCAGTGTGCCTTTGGGAGCAGATCCAAAAAATTACTCGGTTGATCCCTACCTGCTAACGGCTAAGATGAAAGAAGACGCAGTGCTTGCGTATCACACGGCCTTGGAATTTTATGCCAAGGCTTATTCGGTTTTCAATCATTATTACTATCAAACAAGTAAGATTGTGCACCCTACTGTATTTCGTGGCTGTCATTTTGTAGGGCTTTCATTTCCAAAAAGTTTAGTTAAAAAGAATAAAGAATTATTTGGCGTAAAGACAGAAGAACGCTTGGGGCTTGAAATTCATGTGACAAGTCTCGAGCGAACGCTTGTGGATGTGCTCGATCGACCTCAGCTGGGGGGTGGCTGGGAAGAAATCTGGCGTTCCTTAGAATCTGTAGAATATTTTGATCTCGAATTGGTAATTGAATATGCATTGCTACTAGGCAACGCTACAACTATTGCCAAGGTGGGATACTTTCTGGAACAACATCGGGAAACATTGATGGTAGAGGATAAATACTTGCGAAGGCTTCAAAAATTTTGTCCAAAGCAGCCAACCTATCTGAAACGAAACAAAAAAAGTAAACTGATCAGTAAATGGAATCTCATAGTTCCACTGAGTCTTGTCGAGCGCAGTTGGGAGGAGGAATCCTATAAAAATCTCTAA
- a CDS encoding GNAT family N-acetyltransferase, with translation MTSASTPIEVRFARAGDRQVLIELCLKLLQHLDQFEHDILPSLENAEWMVDVLFLPAATREEGILIAWDKDKAVGAIFWAIQNLPYQMRFKTAYGYGTYVDPNYQNQKVGTLLRQKAIQALKKLGVQKLLGMVHFANEISVKASDRLGFKPHARLDLLDLEQFL, from the coding sequence ATGACCTCAGCCTCAACTCCCATTGAAGTGCGCTTTGCTCGGGCAGGAGATCGACAAGTGTTGATTGAGCTTTGCTTGAAATTGTTGCAGCATCTTGACCAATTTGAGCATGACATATTGCCCAGCCTTGAAAATGCCGAATGGATGGTAGACGTTCTTTTTTTACCCGCTGCCACTCGAGAAGAAGGCATTCTGATTGCTTGGGATAAAGACAAAGCCGTGGGTGCCATCTTTTGGGCCATACAAAATCTCCCTTATCAAATGCGCTTTAAAACCGCCTATGGCTATGGCACCTATGTAGATCCAAATTATCAGAACCAAAAAGTAGGGACCTTACTGCGACAAAAAGCCATTCAAGCCCTAAAAAAACTAGGCGTACAAAAGCTTTTGGGAATGGTGCATTTTGCCAATGAGATTTCTGTAAAAGCAAGCGACAGGCTGGGCTTTAAACCTCATGCGCGCCTGGATCTGCTGGATCTTGAACAATTTTTATGA
- a CDS encoding class I SAM-dependent methyltransferase, translating into MNQISTDLFWILLTYSANPFSTAQSLPHPNFKLIPSELGIDHFDEIWKQTRAYSLLDIHRTHQIWKLMHEVETQPGDIIECGSHRGGLSFFIALYIQEKKINKKVFLCDSFQGLPKPSDKDSFFTEGMFNANLEQCKQLRTHFNLDSIIEIVPGWFEETLPKLTKNKNQKFCLVHLDADLYESTETILEYIYPKAINNTPFIVDDYLIPSSGVRLACWKQLDQTKETLEQGPCSQAYFRKGKTYDTPFTHKDPEGNLLSFKDLRMNSFYQKHLKRVLSDIENHRQTLISFYKAINDLPLEN; encoded by the coding sequence ATGAATCAAATTTCTACTGACCTATTTTGGATATTGCTCACTTACAGCGCCAACCCTTTTTCAACGGCGCAGAGCCTCCCACATCCCAATTTTAAGCTTATCCCTTCCGAACTCGGAATTGATCACTTTGATGAAATTTGGAAACAAACAAGGGCCTACAGTCTACTTGATATTCATCGCACTCATCAAATATGGAAATTAATGCATGAAGTGGAAACACAGCCAGGCGATATTATAGAATGCGGCTCACACAGGGGAGGATTGTCTTTTTTCATTGCACTTTATATTCAAGAAAAAAAAATCAATAAGAAGGTTTTTTTGTGTGATAGTTTTCAGGGTCTACCGAAGCCCTCGGATAAAGATAGCTTTTTTACAGAAGGCATGTTCAATGCCAACCTCGAACAATGCAAACAATTAAGAACTCATTTTAATCTTGATTCAATTATTGAAATTGTCCCCGGCTGGTTTGAAGAAACGCTTCCAAAATTAACAAAAAACAAAAACCAAAAATTTTGTTTGGTTCATCTGGATGCAGACCTCTACGAAAGCACTGAAACAATTTTAGAATATATTTACCCAAAGGCAATAAACAATACCCCCTTCATTGTTGATGATTATCTCATCCCGTCATCTGGTGTGCGTCTCGCCTGTTGGAAACAGCTAGATCAAACAAAGGAAACCCTCGAGCAAGGCCCTTGCAGCCAGGCCTATTTTAGAAAAGGGAAAACTTATGATACGCCTTTTACACACAAAGATCCTGAGGGAAATTTACTTTCATTTAAGGATCTGCGCATGAATTCATTTTATCAGAAACACCTCAAGAGAGTGCTGAGTGATATAGAAAATCACAGGCAAACCCTGATATCTTTTTACAAGGCAATTAATGATCTGCCCCTTGAGAATTAG
- a CDS encoding LapA family protein yields the protein MLRFLKIIFLALIIFVLGDFLYYNSNSQALSYNIQFRLFIPPRYFLESSAIPVGLLLLSSFCLGMVFAAFNGAISIFYRSREIKAKNRTIRELEKEIEEMRTLYSSMQHKNQTPDYGRLGTNSDVEVAKID from the coding sequence ATGCTACGATTTCTCAAAATTATTTTTCTAGCCTTGATCATTTTTGTTCTGGGGGATTTTTTGTATTACAACTCAAACTCCCAGGCCTTATCGTATAATATCCAATTTCGGCTTTTTATTCCTCCTCGTTATTTTCTTGAATCTTCGGCAATTCCTGTAGGCTTACTTTTGTTAAGTTCATTTTGTTTGGGGATGGTTTTTGCGGCTTTTAATGGAGCCATCAGTATCTTTTATCGTTCGCGGGAAATTAAGGCCAAGAACAGAACTATTCGGGAACTGGAAAAAGAAATCGAAGAGATGCGTACTTTATATTCGAGCATGCAGCACAAAAATCAAACGCCCGATTACGGGCGTTTGGGGACAAATTCGGATGTTGAGGTTGCTAAGATTGACTAG
- a CDS encoding integration host factor subunit beta, with protein sequence MTKSDLVNSLVEKIKHLSQKEIDLIVDTIFNKMTEHLSTGNRIEIRGFGTFEVRTRHSRQGRNPKTGQSVFVTTRRVPFFKVGKELRERINQSK encoded by the coding sequence ATGACAAAAAGTGATCTGGTCAATTCATTGGTTGAAAAAATCAAGCATCTTTCTCAGAAAGAAATCGATTTAATCGTAGATACTATTTTTAATAAAATGACCGAACATCTGAGTACTGGAAACCGAATTGAGATTCGCGGCTTTGGTACCTTTGAAGTGCGCACTCGCCATTCTCGCCAGGGAAGAAATCCTAAAACAGGGCAGTCGGTATTTGTGACCACTCGCCGGGTTCCTTTTTTTAAGGTAGGAAAGGAATTAAGGGAAAGAATTAACCAGAGTAAATAA
- the sppA gene encoding signal peptide peptidase SppA — protein MENKPSRKIWWIVLVIVLLFSCMGGALFFGFALLFSPSSNWKDSWGNIAVVELKGAIFESEKVNEKLEKYLKSEQVKAIVLRIDSPGGAVGPSQEIYNEVKRVAQKKTIVVSMGSVAASGGYYAAAPAHKILANPGTITGSIGVLMEHVEVNDLLKWAKVSAEILKAGEMKDAGSALRTMKPEERAYLQDLLSNMHAQFKKAVAEGRHLDIETVNKLADGRVYTGEQALQLKLVDQLGGLEDAIEVARVLAKIPGEAKVIRPDKGSPLLKALFGEEDSETKLLQWMASIKTYRALYFWGN, from the coding sequence ATGGAAAATAAACCCAGTCGAAAAATTTGGTGGATAGTCCTGGTGATCGTGTTGCTTTTTAGTTGCATGGGGGGTGCTCTGTTTTTTGGATTTGCCTTGCTGTTTTCTCCTTCTTCAAATTGGAAAGATTCGTGGGGAAATATTGCGGTGGTAGAGCTTAAGGGGGCTATTTTTGAATCGGAAAAGGTGAATGAGAAACTTGAAAAATATTTGAAATCTGAGCAGGTGAAGGCCATTGTGCTTCGCATTGATTCTCCGGGTGGGGCGGTGGGGCCTTCTCAAGAGATATACAACGAGGTAAAACGAGTTGCTCAAAAAAAGACGATTGTCGTTTCGATGGGCTCTGTAGCAGCTTCGGGCGGCTACTATGCTGCCGCTCCGGCACATAAAATTTTGGCAAATCCAGGAACCATCACCGGCAGCATTGGTGTATTGATGGAGCATGTCGAAGTGAATGATCTGCTCAAATGGGCGAAAGTCTCGGCTGAAATATTAAAAGCGGGTGAGATGAAAGATGCGGGATCTGCCCTCAGAACGATGAAGCCGGAGGAACGCGCCTATCTGCAAGATTTACTGTCTAATATGCATGCACAGTTTAAAAAGGCAGTGGCAGAAGGCAGGCATTTAGACATTGAAACCGTGAATAAATTGGCTGATGGACGGGTTTATACCGGCGAGCAGGCCTTACAATTGAAGTTGGTGGATCAACTAGGGGGCTTGGAAGATGCCATCGAAGTGGCGAGAGTTCTAGCCAAAATTCCAGGTGAGGCAAAAGTGATACGTCCAGACAAAGGGAGCCCACTCTTAAAAGCCTTGTTTGGAGAAGAAGATTCTGAAACCAAATTGTTGCAATGGATGGCTTCTATAAAAACTTATCGTGCACTTTATTTTTGGGGGAATTGA
- a CDS encoding 30S ribosomal protein S1, whose product MNVTTQDFEKLFEESVKQKALNPGQLVKGRVVKVLRDYVLLDIGFKSEGQIPIEEFRNLDGDITVKAEDEVDVIFESVEDDNGLVVISKEKADALAAWDKLSQAEQDGTPIEGLVVNKIKGGMVVNVGGVKAFLPGSQIDLKPVKSLDKLVGKKYRFRILKLNRAKGNVVVSRRSVLEQERESAKHELLAHLQEGQVVEGVVKNITDYGAFVDLGGVDGLIHITDMSWGRIGHPSEMFQVGQKINVLILRYDAASQKISLGYKQLVSDPWEAVKDTYVPGTRVKGKVVNITDYGAFIELESGVEGLVHISEMSWTKKVKHPSKIVNLGDVIDSVVLDVDAPSRRISLGMKQIEPNPWEELEGKYTAGTKIKGEIKNITDFGIFVGIDDSIDGLVHISDISWTTKVKHPSDLYKKGDMVEAVVLNIDKGNERISLGIKQLEEDPFAKACNQYSVGTVTSGTIKQIEGNLLILDLGSDVEASVMLKDAVAEGVKVGDKFEAEVSGHDEKERRILLSYKQYLKNSQKRDFADFKAKQGESRVTLADMMKKE is encoded by the coding sequence ATGAATGTTACAACCCAAGATTTCGAAAAACTTTTCGAAGAAAGCGTAAAACAAAAAGCACTCAATCCAGGCCAATTGGTAAAAGGTCGCGTCGTCAAGGTTTTAAGAGACTATGTTCTCTTGGACATTGGCTTCAAGTCCGAAGGGCAGATTCCTATAGAGGAATTTCGCAATCTGGATGGCGATATTACCGTGAAGGCCGAAGATGAAGTGGATGTTATTTTTGAAAGCGTAGAGGACGATAACGGTCTTGTTGTTATTTCCAAAGAAAAAGCAGATGCACTGGCTGCCTGGGATAAGCTTTCTCAAGCCGAGCAAGATGGTACCCCCATCGAAGGTTTGGTAGTGAACAAGATTAAAGGTGGAATGGTCGTGAATGTTGGCGGGGTAAAGGCCTTTCTTCCCGGATCTCAAATCGATTTAAAGCCCGTCAAAAGTCTCGATAAGCTCGTGGGTAAGAAATATCGTTTTAGAATTTTAAAACTCAATCGTGCCAAAGGAAATGTGGTTGTTTCTCGTCGCTCGGTGCTTGAACAAGAACGTGAATCCGCGAAACATGAACTGCTTGCCCATTTGCAAGAAGGACAGGTTGTAGAAGGAGTTGTAAAAAACATTACCGATTATGGTGCCTTTGTCGACTTGGGTGGCGTAGACGGACTCATTCATATTACTGATATGAGTTGGGGACGCATTGGTCATCCCTCCGAAATGTTCCAGGTAGGTCAAAAAATTAACGTTCTTATATTACGTTATGATGCGGCCTCCCAGAAAATTTCTCTGGGTTATAAACAACTTGTTTCAGATCCTTGGGAAGCAGTGAAAGATACCTATGTTCCCGGCACCCGCGTAAAAGGTAAGGTAGTCAACATTACTGATTATGGCGCGTTTATTGAGTTGGAAAGTGGCGTAGAGGGTTTGGTTCACATTTCCGAAATGAGCTGGACTAAAAAAGTGAAGCATCCTTCCAAAATTGTTAACCTGGGGGATGTGATTGATTCTGTAGTGCTGGATGTGGATGCTCCCAGCCGAAGAATCTCTTTGGGGATGAAGCAGATTGAACCTAATCCTTGGGAAGAGCTGGAAGGAAAGTATACCGCGGGGACTAAAATTAAAGGTGAAATTAAGAATATTACCGACTTTGGTATTTTTGTGGGAATCGATGACAGCATCGATGGCCTGGTGCATATCTCTGATATTTCCTGGACCACCAAGGTCAAGCATCCTTCTGATTTGTACAAAAAAGGGGATATGGTTGAGGCGGTGGTTTTAAATATTGACAAGGGCAACGAGAGAATTTCTCTGGGGATAAAACAACTGGAAGAAGATCCTTTTGCCAAGGCTTGTAATCAATATTCGGTGGGGACTGTTACTTCTGGAACCATAAAACAAATTGAAGGGAACTTACTCATTTTAGATTTGGGATCTGACGTGGAAGCCTCGGTGATGTTGAAGGATGCTGTGGCAGAAGGCGTGAAGGTGGGGGATAAATTTGAGGCTGAAGTTTCGGGTCATGACGAAAAAGAAAGACGCATTCTGCTTTCTTATAAGCAATACCTGAAAAATTCTCAAAAGAGAGATTTTGCAGATTTCAAGGCCAAGCAGGGAGAGTCTCGTGTGACTTTGGCGGACATGATGAAAAAGGAATAA
- a CDS encoding DUF4442 domain-containing protein, with the protein MPESLKSKLFRYRFNFWPCYWGTGAKITYIASDFREMRVRLPLTWRTKNYVGTLYGGSIYASVDPQYMLMLIQILGPEYIIWDKSAQVEFLKPGKNFLEACLLISEEEIQTIKRLLKTERSIDRNYPIDLIDKEGRLCARVTKTIYIRKK; encoded by the coding sequence ATGCCTGAATCCCTAAAATCAAAATTATTCCGTTATCGCTTTAACTTCTGGCCCTGCTATTGGGGCACAGGGGCCAAAATTACTTACATTGCTTCTGATTTTCGAGAAATGCGAGTACGCTTGCCTTTGACCTGGAGAACCAAAAATTATGTAGGAACTCTCTATGGCGGCAGTATCTACGCCTCGGTGGATCCTCAGTATATGTTGATGTTGATTCAAATTTTGGGACCTGAATATATTATTTGGGATAAAAGTGCTCAGGTGGAATTTTTGAAGCCTGGGAAAAACTTTCTGGAAGCATGTCTGCTGATTAGCGAAGAAGAAATCCAAACCATTAAAAGGCTGCTCAAAACCGAGCGTTCTATTGATAGAAACTATCCCATCGATCTTATAGATAAAGAAGGGCGGCTTTGTGCTCGGGTGACTAAAACGATTTATATCCGCAAAAAATAA